From the genome of Mastomys coucha isolate ucsf_1 unplaced genomic scaffold, UCSF_Mcou_1 pScaffold6, whole genome shotgun sequence, one region includes:
- the Asxl2 gene encoding putative Polycomb group protein ASXL2 isoform X5 — translation MSISNQHLSLKTVKAASDPVSAKPALWEGKQSDGQSSSPQNSNSSFSSSVKVESSLLGLGKKSFQRSDRLHTRQMKRTKCADIDVETPDSILVNTNLRALINKHTFSVLPGDCQQRLLLLLPEVDRQVGPDGLMKLNGSALNNEFFTSAAQGWKERLSEGEFTPEMQVRIRQEIEKEKKVELWKEQFFESYYGQSSGLSLEDSQKLTSSPSDSKAKKTPAEQLKSILPSEASPVRIIPVAPQSECKEEAVQIPSPFKNEESQDEARPNSKSPELVLASASNTNELIPLQPIKSPKDEGLLEQKPAVSAEQESEKENHVTTTSSNNKSENQEVLAISPSKSKTAGLEKPITKPVEEASGLDPDVKMPPATVTDQIPESLKRKSSLTHEEATSSWEKRPRVTENLQHQQPFQVSPQPFLNRGDRVQVRKVPPLKIPVSRISPMLYSTSQVSPRARFPISITSPHRTGARTLADIKAKAQLVKAQRAAAAAAAAAAAAASVGGTIPGPGPGGGQSPREGGERKTAGGGSAGSDPVSTNGKGPMLELAGTGSRGGTRELLPCGPQPETNTAGQAQPPGVSGAQLQQTSSVPTELAISGACTSVPLPAHIEISNNEKPNPHKATATAASPCHSQDLRSCRLEKALSPTGPPLISGASPVCFLADGTVEPKAGSNKNAPKPSALAKTTASAPLDTTSSPVTSLLTEKLPVPQISGTATSTGSAPSSSTLPAASSLKTLGTSANMNGPISRPSSSIPANNPLVTQLLQGKDVPLEQILPKPLTKIEMKTVPLTTKEEKGIGVFPGVSVTESSSREEGNGRQAHPAVQQLGKPLQSKQVSQVPRPVFTAKDRKDPCIDTHQYQEGLSKTTQDQLFQTLIQRAQRQSVLSFVPPSQFNFAHSGFHLEDISTSQKFMLGFAGRRTSKPAMAGHYLLNISTYGRGTESVKRTHSVNPEERFCLSSPTEALRMGHADCKNTPGESSSSKEDESDEDSGGDEQEPVSVKEEPWASQSSGKHPHCGEAPSTNDCLASKNGKTEAPVSEQTTLGKENYIFSRGQTFDEKTLARDFIQAAHKQMTHAVRGKTVCSSPELFNSALSLPADSPTHQPLLLPPLQTPKLYGSPTQIGPSYRGMINVSTSSDMDHNSAIPGSHVSSNVGDVMSFSVTVTTIPASQAMNPSSHGQTIPVQTFPDENSIEDTPSKCYCRLKAMIMCKGCGAFCHDDCIGPSKLCVSCLVVR, via the exons GACAAATGAAAAGGACTAAATGTGCTGACATTGATGTTGAGACTCCTGATTCCATTCTGGTTAATACTAATCTTCGAGCACTAATCAACAAGCACACCTTTTCAGTTCTTCCTGGAGACTGCCAGCAGCGTCTGCTTTTGTTGCTTCCAGAGGTGGATCGACAG GTTGGTCCAGATGGCTTGATGAAGTTGAATGGCTCAGCCCTTAACAATGAGTTCTTCACTTCTGCAGCCCAGGGCTGGAAGGAAAGGCTTTCAGAAG GTGAATTTACCCCTGAAATGCAGGTGAGAATTCGACAAGAgattgagaaggaaaagaaagtagagCTGTGGAAGGAACAATTTTTTGAAAGTTACTATGGTCAGAG ttctggCCTAAGCCTTGAAGATTCACAGAAACTGACATCTTCTCCAAGTGATTCCAAAGCAAAGAAAACCCCAGCTGAGCAACTAAAATCCATACTTCCTTCAGAGGCCTCTCCTGTCAGAATCATCCCAGTAGCTCCTCAGTCTGAGTGTAAAGAAGAAGCTGTGCAAATACCATCACCATTCAAAAATGAAGAAAGCCAAGACGAGGCAAGGCCAAACTCTAAATCCCCAGAATTAGTTCTTGCATCAGCTAGCAATACAAATGAGCTTATCCCCTTGCAGCCCATCAAGAGTCCTAAGGATGAGGGTCTCTTAGAGCAGAAGCCAGCTGTCTCTGCTGAACAAGaatctgagaaagaaaatcatgTCACCACAACTTCTAGTAATAACAAAAGTGAGAACCAAGAAGTGTTAGCTATATCCCCAAGCAAATCTAAAACTGCTGGGTTAGAAAAACCCATAACAAAGCCTGTTGAAGAAGCCAGTGGACTGGATCCTGATGTGAAGATGCCTCCAGCAACTGTTACTGATCAGATCCCAGAAAGTCTCAAGAGGAAATCTTCTCTTACTCATGAAGAGGCCACTAGCAGCTGGGAGAAAAGACCACGTGTCACTGAGAATCTCCAACACCAGCAGCCATTTCAGGTCTCCCCACAGCCCTTTCTTAATAGAGGGGACAGGGTCCAAGTGCGAAAAGTCCCACCTCTCAAG ATCCCTGTCTCCAGAATCTCCCCGATGCTGTACTCTACATCGCAGGTCTCTCCCAGGGCTCGTTTTCCAATCTCCATCACTAGTCCTCACAGAACAGGAGCCAGAACTCTGGCAGACATCAAAGCAAAAGCCCAGTTGGTCAAAGCACAAAGGGCAGCAGCcgcagcagctgctgcagctgctgcagccGCCTCAGTTGGAGGGACCATTCCAGGACCTGGCCCTGGGGGTGGACAAAGTCCAAGAGAGGGTGGTGAAAGGAAAACTGCTGGAGGAGGGAGTGCAGGCTCAGACCCAGTCAGTACAAATGGAAAAGGTCCCATGCTGGAACTGGCCGGAACTGGAAGCAGGGGAGGTACGAGAGAACTTTTACCCTGTGGTCCTCAACCTGAGACCAATACAGCAGGCCAAGCACAGCCTCCTGGTGTCTCTGGAGCACAACTACAGCAAACCTCCTCAGTGCCTACAGAACTTGCCATCAGTGGAGCGTGTACAAGCGTCCCATTACCAGCCCACATAGAAATATCAAACAATGAAAAACCAAACCCCCACAAGGCAACAGCCACAGCAGCCTCTCCTTGCCACTCTCAAGACCTTAGGAGTTGCAGACTTGAGAAAGCTCTGTCTCCAACAGGGCCTCCTCTGATCTCAGGAGCctcacctgtttgttttctagctGATGGCACAGTTGAGCCCAAAGCAGGTTCTAATAAGAATGCACCAAAGCCTTCAGCCTTAGCAAAGACAACTGCTTCTGCTCCACTAGATACGACTTCCTCTCCTGTAACATCTTTATTGACAGAAAAACTCCCTGTACCCCAGATCAGTGGAACTGCAACATCTACTGGATCAGCTCCATCTTCAAGCACTTTGCCAGCAGCTTCTAGCCTTAAAACCCTAGGAACTTCTGCAAATATGAATGGACCCATTTCAAGACCAAGTTCTAGTATCCCTGCTAACAACCCTTTAGTTACTCAGCTGCTTCAGGGCAAAGATGTTCCCTTGGAGCAAATTCTGCCCAAACCTCTCAccaaaattgaaatgaaaacagtTCCACTGACtacaaaagaggaaaaggggatAGGGGTATTCCCTGGTGTCAGTGTAACGGAAAGTAGCAGCAGAGAGGAAGGTAACGGCAGGCAGGCCCATCCGGCTGTCCAGCAGCTGGGGAAACCCTTGCAGAGTAAGCAGGTTTCCCAGGTTCCAAGGCCAGTTTTCACTGCTAAGGACCGGAAGGACCCCTGCATTGACACTCACCAGTACCAAGAAGGTCTAAGTAAAACAACACAAGATCAGCTCTTTCAGACTCTTATCCAGAGGGCTCAGAGACAGAGCGTTCTTTCATTTGTACCACCCTCTCAGTTCAACTTTGCTCACTCAGGTTTCCACTTGGAAGATATCTCCACAAGCCAGAAGTTCATGCTGGGTTTTGCTGGCAGAAGGACATCCAAGCCTGCAATGGCAGGTCACTATTTGCTTAATATTTCCACCTATGGCCGGGGTACAGAGAGCGTTAAGAGGACCCATTCTGTAAATCCTGAGGAACGATTTTGTCTAAGTAGCCCCACCGAAGCTTTGAGAATGGGACATGCAGATTGTAAAAACACACCCGGAGAAAGCAGTAGCAGCAAAGAAGATGAGAGTGATGAAGATAGTGGGGGTGATGAACAGGAGCCTGTTTCAGTGAAGGAGGAGCCCTGGGCTTCTCAGAGTTCTGGCAAGCATCCCCACTGTGGGGAGGCTCCATCCACCAATGATTGTTTAGCTAGCAAGAATGGTAAGACTGAGGCACCAGTGAGTGAGCAAACCACTTTAGGCAAGGAGAATTACATATTCTCTAGAGGCCAAACATTTGATGAAAAGACCCTGGCCAGAGATTTTATTCAGGCAGCACATAAACAAATGACACATGCTGTGAGAGGTAAGACAGTATGTAGCAGCCCCGAGCTTTTCAAttctgctctttctctccctgcagaCAGTCCCACACATCAGCCTCTACTCCTTCCACCACTGCAAACCCCCAAATTGTATGGTAGCCCCACACAGATAGGGCCAAGCTATAGAGGCATGATCAATGTCTCCACCTCATCAGACATGGACCATAACTCTGCTATACCAGGCAGCCATGTATCTAGCAATGTAGGGGATGTCATGTCATTTTCAGTGACTGTCACTACCATCCCTGCTAGCCAAGCAATGAATCCCAGCAGCCATGGCCAGACAATTCCTGTTCAGACTTTTCCTGATGAGAATAGTATCGAGGACACACCATCAAAATGTTATTGCCGGTTGAAAGCCATGATCATGTGCAAAGGATGTGgagctttctgccatgatgattgCATTGGCCCCTCCAAACTGTGTGTCTCCTGCCTCGTTGTTCGGTAA
- the Asxl2 gene encoding putative Polycomb group protein ASXL2 isoform X6 — protein sequence MTEKKGQMKRTKCADIDVETPDSILVNTNLRALINKHTFSVLPGDCQQRLLLLLPEVDRQVGPDGLMKLNGSALNNEFFTSAAQGWKERLSEGEFTPEMQVRIRQEIEKEKKVELWKEQFFESYYGQSSGLSLEDSQKLTSSPSDSKAKKTPAEQLKSILPSEASPVRIIPVAPQSECKEEAVQIPSPFKNEESQDEARPNSKSPELVLASASNTNELIPLQPIKSPKDEGLLEQKPAVSAEQESEKENHVTTTSSNNKSENQEVLAISPSKSKTAGLEKPITKPVEEASGLDPDVKMPPATVTDQIPESLKRKSSLTHEEATSSWEKRPRVTENLQHQQPFQVSPQPFLNRGDRVQVRKVPPLKIPVSRISPMLYSTSQVSPRARFPISITSPHRTGARTLADIKAKAQLVKAQRAAAAAAAAAAAAASVGGTIPGPGPGGGQSPREGGERKTAGGGSAGSDPVSTNGKGPMLELAGTGSRGGTRELLPCGPQPETNTAGQAQPPGVSGAQLQQTSSVPTELAISGACTSVPLPAHIEISNNEKPNPHKATATAASPCHSQDLRSCRLEKALSPTGPPLISGASPVCFLADGTVEPKAGSNKNAPKPSALAKTTASAPLDTTSSPVTSLLTEKLPVPQISGTATSTGSAPSSSTLPAASSLKTLGTSANMNGPISRPSSSIPANNPLVTQLLQGKDVPLEQILPKPLTKIEMKTVPLTTKEEKGIGVFPGVSVTESSSREEGNGRQAHPAVQQLGKPLQSKQVSQVPRPVFTAKDRKDPCIDTHQYQEGLSKTTQDQLFQTLIQRAQRQSVLSFVPPSQFNFAHSGFHLEDISTSQKFMLGFAGRRTSKPAMAGHYLLNISTYGRGTESVKRTHSVNPEERFCLSSPTEALRMGHADCKNTPGESSSSKEDESDEDSGGDEQEPVSVKEEPWASQSSGKHPHCGEAPSTNDCLASKNGKTEAPVSEQTTLGKENYIFSRGQTFDEKTLARDFIQAAHKQMTHAVRGKTVCSSPELFNSALSLPADSPTHQPLLLPPLQTPKLYGSPTQIGPSYRGMINVSTSSDMDHNSAIPGSHVSSNVGDVMSFSVTVTTIPASQAMNPSSHGQTIPVQTFPDENSIEDTPSKCYCRLKAMIMCKGCGAFCHDDCIGPSKLCVSCLVVR from the exons GACAAATGAAAAGGACTAAATGTGCTGACATTGATGTTGAGACTCCTGATTCCATTCTGGTTAATACTAATCTTCGAGCACTAATCAACAAGCACACCTTTTCAGTTCTTCCTGGAGACTGCCAGCAGCGTCTGCTTTTGTTGCTTCCAGAGGTGGATCGACAG GTTGGTCCAGATGGCTTGATGAAGTTGAATGGCTCAGCCCTTAACAATGAGTTCTTCACTTCTGCAGCCCAGGGCTGGAAGGAAAGGCTTTCAGAAG GTGAATTTACCCCTGAAATGCAGGTGAGAATTCGACAAGAgattgagaaggaaaagaaagtagagCTGTGGAAGGAACAATTTTTTGAAAGTTACTATGGTCAGAG ttctggCCTAAGCCTTGAAGATTCACAGAAACTGACATCTTCTCCAAGTGATTCCAAAGCAAAGAAAACCCCAGCTGAGCAACTAAAATCCATACTTCCTTCAGAGGCCTCTCCTGTCAGAATCATCCCAGTAGCTCCTCAGTCTGAGTGTAAAGAAGAAGCTGTGCAAATACCATCACCATTCAAAAATGAAGAAAGCCAAGACGAGGCAAGGCCAAACTCTAAATCCCCAGAATTAGTTCTTGCATCAGCTAGCAATACAAATGAGCTTATCCCCTTGCAGCCCATCAAGAGTCCTAAGGATGAGGGTCTCTTAGAGCAGAAGCCAGCTGTCTCTGCTGAACAAGaatctgagaaagaaaatcatgTCACCACAACTTCTAGTAATAACAAAAGTGAGAACCAAGAAGTGTTAGCTATATCCCCAAGCAAATCTAAAACTGCTGGGTTAGAAAAACCCATAACAAAGCCTGTTGAAGAAGCCAGTGGACTGGATCCTGATGTGAAGATGCCTCCAGCAACTGTTACTGATCAGATCCCAGAAAGTCTCAAGAGGAAATCTTCTCTTACTCATGAAGAGGCCACTAGCAGCTGGGAGAAAAGACCACGTGTCACTGAGAATCTCCAACACCAGCAGCCATTTCAGGTCTCCCCACAGCCCTTTCTTAATAGAGGGGACAGGGTCCAAGTGCGAAAAGTCCCACCTCTCAAG ATCCCTGTCTCCAGAATCTCCCCGATGCTGTACTCTACATCGCAGGTCTCTCCCAGGGCTCGTTTTCCAATCTCCATCACTAGTCCTCACAGAACAGGAGCCAGAACTCTGGCAGACATCAAAGCAAAAGCCCAGTTGGTCAAAGCACAAAGGGCAGCAGCcgcagcagctgctgcagctgctgcagccGCCTCAGTTGGAGGGACCATTCCAGGACCTGGCCCTGGGGGTGGACAAAGTCCAAGAGAGGGTGGTGAAAGGAAAACTGCTGGAGGAGGGAGTGCAGGCTCAGACCCAGTCAGTACAAATGGAAAAGGTCCCATGCTGGAACTGGCCGGAACTGGAAGCAGGGGAGGTACGAGAGAACTTTTACCCTGTGGTCCTCAACCTGAGACCAATACAGCAGGCCAAGCACAGCCTCCTGGTGTCTCTGGAGCACAACTACAGCAAACCTCCTCAGTGCCTACAGAACTTGCCATCAGTGGAGCGTGTACAAGCGTCCCATTACCAGCCCACATAGAAATATCAAACAATGAAAAACCAAACCCCCACAAGGCAACAGCCACAGCAGCCTCTCCTTGCCACTCTCAAGACCTTAGGAGTTGCAGACTTGAGAAAGCTCTGTCTCCAACAGGGCCTCCTCTGATCTCAGGAGCctcacctgtttgttttctagctGATGGCACAGTTGAGCCCAAAGCAGGTTCTAATAAGAATGCACCAAAGCCTTCAGCCTTAGCAAAGACAACTGCTTCTGCTCCACTAGATACGACTTCCTCTCCTGTAACATCTTTATTGACAGAAAAACTCCCTGTACCCCAGATCAGTGGAACTGCAACATCTACTGGATCAGCTCCATCTTCAAGCACTTTGCCAGCAGCTTCTAGCCTTAAAACCCTAGGAACTTCTGCAAATATGAATGGACCCATTTCAAGACCAAGTTCTAGTATCCCTGCTAACAACCCTTTAGTTACTCAGCTGCTTCAGGGCAAAGATGTTCCCTTGGAGCAAATTCTGCCCAAACCTCTCAccaaaattgaaatgaaaacagtTCCACTGACtacaaaagaggaaaaggggatAGGGGTATTCCCTGGTGTCAGTGTAACGGAAAGTAGCAGCAGAGAGGAAGGTAACGGCAGGCAGGCCCATCCGGCTGTCCAGCAGCTGGGGAAACCCTTGCAGAGTAAGCAGGTTTCCCAGGTTCCAAGGCCAGTTTTCACTGCTAAGGACCGGAAGGACCCCTGCATTGACACTCACCAGTACCAAGAAGGTCTAAGTAAAACAACACAAGATCAGCTCTTTCAGACTCTTATCCAGAGGGCTCAGAGACAGAGCGTTCTTTCATTTGTACCACCCTCTCAGTTCAACTTTGCTCACTCAGGTTTCCACTTGGAAGATATCTCCACAAGCCAGAAGTTCATGCTGGGTTTTGCTGGCAGAAGGACATCCAAGCCTGCAATGGCAGGTCACTATTTGCTTAATATTTCCACCTATGGCCGGGGTACAGAGAGCGTTAAGAGGACCCATTCTGTAAATCCTGAGGAACGATTTTGTCTAAGTAGCCCCACCGAAGCTTTGAGAATGGGACATGCAGATTGTAAAAACACACCCGGAGAAAGCAGTAGCAGCAAAGAAGATGAGAGTGATGAAGATAGTGGGGGTGATGAACAGGAGCCTGTTTCAGTGAAGGAGGAGCCCTGGGCTTCTCAGAGTTCTGGCAAGCATCCCCACTGTGGGGAGGCTCCATCCACCAATGATTGTTTAGCTAGCAAGAATGGTAAGACTGAGGCACCAGTGAGTGAGCAAACCACTTTAGGCAAGGAGAATTACATATTCTCTAGAGGCCAAACATTTGATGAAAAGACCCTGGCCAGAGATTTTATTCAGGCAGCACATAAACAAATGACACATGCTGTGAGAGGTAAGACAGTATGTAGCAGCCCCGAGCTTTTCAAttctgctctttctctccctgcagaCAGTCCCACACATCAGCCTCTACTCCTTCCACCACTGCAAACCCCCAAATTGTATGGTAGCCCCACACAGATAGGGCCAAGCTATAGAGGCATGATCAATGTCTCCACCTCATCAGACATGGACCATAACTCTGCTATACCAGGCAGCCATGTATCTAGCAATGTAGGGGATGTCATGTCATTTTCAGTGACTGTCACTACCATCCCTGCTAGCCAAGCAATGAATCCCAGCAGCCATGGCCAGACAATTCCTGTTCAGACTTTTCCTGATGAGAATAGTATCGAGGACACACCATCAAAATGTTATTGCCGGTTGAAAGCCATGATCATGTGCAAAGGATGTGgagctttctgccatgatgattgCATTGGCCCCTCCAAACTGTGTGTCTCCTGCCTCGTTGTTCGGTAA